acttggtcagaacagttgttcttatgatatctttgccaagttcgaaaatggttccggtcttttaaaaaatggccaccaaggggcggggcggtttccttatatggctatagtggaACTTGGTTCACGCTGTGATGGCCGAtgttattgtcccatcttcatgcaACTTAGTCAGGACATTTGTCCTAATGCAATCTAGGCTTAGTATGGAACTGAGTAACGTGatgtcaaaaacaaggtcacttagtTAAATCTCAACGAACATTGTAGTAGCACTCTAGAGGTGGCATTGTTTGTCCAATCATTCTATGTTCTTATTTAAGAATATCagccaagtttgaaaataaaattgtgattagaaattaaaaatttatgtttttatgaaataCTTTTGATATTCTCAGAATACGGGTCTAAGGTGAGCACCTTAAGGCCCATTGCAATCTTTTTAAAACACTGTCtcatttattaaaattcaaaaacATATTCTATTGAATACGATGAATTAtgcttttaatgcgatgtttaaaatgcaaataacaataactCGTTTGTGTTGGTTCCCATACACTATCAAATATACCACATTTTACGTTTGTTATCCATAAACACAATACAACTTCAACAAAGAACCACGTCATCAAAAttatattaacttaaataaatgaaACGGTATGTAGAACTAACTTACAGGGAGATTTATTTCAGCTGGTGGTTCACTCCTCCTATAATGTTGAGGCCGATATGAATCTactaaaattgaaaagaaaatatgTAGATACTTTATAAATTCACATTAAGTGGATATTTaaggttttttttcaaaactacgTAACATGTCTTACTTTCAGCCAAGTTTCCCCCAATATTGCCATATTCTGCCTCTTGACTTGCCACTGGTAGCAAATGTCCTTCACGACTTTCAACACTACGCATGCACAACTGAAATTCCAAATTGTACAGTTCATGTATTGAAAACAAATCTTGAAAATATTTCATAAGCAGGCCGGCGACATGCAAGTTTCATTATTTGGGCAAGTCTGGCGTAGCTCGAAACCTTTGCGCCATTGAGAAGTGCATATGTTATCGCTAAACATCCTTACATATATCCCATATgcagttaaaaaataataataccgtGTGTGCGTTTATGTGTGTGCTATCAAGAATTGTATGCGCTTATTTTTTATGATAATGTACGTCTTGTAATGTTATAGATTTGTTCGTTAGATTTATGTAAGATTTTGTTTCCAAAATTGAAAAATGAAGAAAgaacaaacaaacatgtttgaATGTTCTTCCATAATACGATGAGTGAGTTTTTTTGAcattgtataaaataaatatataaaatagatATTTATCCCTGTACTTAAGTAGCATTAAGTGTACAATAAAGCAATGTATAATACGGCTTGAATAGTTGATGGTTGTTCTATTTAAAAAAGCCAAGAAACATAAGTTTCTGTAACATTAAATAACCCTTCAGGTTAGAGTACATGTAAAAGGTAACCGGCATAGACCGCTGGGTGTAATGCATAAGgaaaaaaaagaatacatttaGAAATAATACAAGAAACACGTCTACAGACCAAACTCTAGTTTTAACTCGCAGATGAAGAACACGTATTTGGTGTGCTATAGGGCTACAGTTAATTCATTTTGACACTTCTACGAACAAAGGCCAATGGATACTTATAATACAACACATTATTTGTCAATAAATACTGAAATTCATACTAAATGAATTGCCAAGAACGTTGTCGACGACTAGTCCGGGCAAAACCGTAATTGTTCACGGAAAAGGGCGGTCTGAACAGGAGTGGACACGGATTTTGAATAAAGGATActaattcatttatatatttttttttacttcgaACTGTTTTTCCAGTCGTGTAGTTGTCAAATTTCTGTCTTTTCCAATCATGAACTGGTGGACACTTTCGAACTGTCGGGTCACCACGTGATGTGTCCCAACCAAAAGAGCTTCAGCCAGGGCCTCATGTAGATAGGTGTATTGTTCCTGTTTACAGACTAGCACAGTATTGGTGCACaaagttgcaataatacaataagCATGTGGATGTGCTTTAATCAATGAGCATGTATCTCAAATATCTATTTGTTACGTCCTATATTTATTCTAAATATGTTGATGGCAATAAATGTTCAACACCATCGCAGTcgcaaatatttaataaagatatgaattgtttaaaagtaaatatacatttacCTTTGTTTGGACCATGCTAACCCTTTGTTCGCGCAACGCTTCAACAATCTGGAATGGTCTGACACAGTTTTCAATTTGTGCTTGTGAAATAAGATTGTCGAGAGCAATAAATGTTCCTGTTCGCCCAACACCAGCGCTGTAAATACAATACGTACTATTCAGCGTGGTTGATCGAATGTTGATAGTAGCAATAATTTCCTTTACTTGCAAACAACCCGTATCATTACAAATCTAAATCAAATATCGTATTATTGAATTCATACTAATATACCTGCAGTGAACCAGAATGGGTGAAATGTGCTCTTTCTGAGTATCCACCGCTCTCCAGAATTCTACAAGACACCAGGCTCGGGAACACCTTTGTCTGGCCACGAT
This is a stretch of genomic DNA from Dreissena polymorpha isolate Duluth1 chromosome 7, UMN_Dpol_1.0, whole genome shotgun sequence. It encodes these proteins:
- the LOC127839954 gene encoding uncharacterized protein LOC127839954, producing MVQTKEQYTYLHEALAEALLVGTHHVVTRQFESVHQFMIGKDRNLTTTRLEKQFELCMRSVESREGHLLPVASQEAEYGNIGGNLAEIDSYRPQHYRRSEPPAEINLPVS